The Trichosurus vulpecula isolate mTriVul1 chromosome 4, mTriVul1.pri, whole genome shotgun sequence genome contains a region encoding:
- the LOC118848598 gene encoding 40S ribosomal protein S29-like — MGHQQLYWSHPRKFGQGSRSCRVCSNRHGLICKYGLNMCRQCFQQYAKDIGFIKLD, encoded by the coding sequence ATGGGTCACCAGCAGCTCTACTGGAGTCACCCTCGCAAATTCGGCCAGGGGTCTCGGTCGTGCCGCGTCTGTTCGAACCGGCATGGCCTGATCTGCAAGTATGGCCTGAACATGTGCCGCCAGTGCTTCCAGCAGTACGCAAAAGACATCGGCTTCATCAAGTTGGACTAA